Sequence from the Rhodothermales bacterium genome:
AACTGGTTTGCGGCGTACGCGTTCTGGCTTCTTCGCTACTACGGCCATGACTCCATCCGACTGATGGATGGCGGTCGTCAGAAATGGAAAACTGAAGGAAAGCCGTGGACAAAGCAACAAACCGAAGTCCCGCTGGAGATCTATCGCATTACACGAGAGAATGTGCACCTCCGCGCTCTTCAGCTTGACGTGTTTCGGCACCTTGACAACCCGACCGGTATGCTCGTTGACGTTCGGACTCCGGACGAGTTCGCGGGGCTTGTCCTGGCACCGCCGGGGCTCAACGAAACGGCGCAGCGTGGCGGACACATTCCCGGTGCGTCAAACATCCCGTGGTCCGAGGTTCTCAACGAGGACGGGACCTTCAAATCGCTCGTCGAGATCTCGCGGCTTTATGAGTCGCGAGGTATTCACGCGCAGGACGAAATCATCACCTACTGTCGGATCGGAGAGCGCTCATCCCACAGCTGGTTCGTCCTCAAAGAGCTTCTGGGTTACGAGAGCGTGCGTAATTACGATGGGTCATGGACCGAGTGGGGTAATCTGATCGGTGCTCCAATCGACGTCGGTGGACATCCTGAGCGCACCCCACGTGTGTCGAGTCGGCATGCAGACCAGATCGTCATCGACTAGCGCTCGGCGCGGCGTGTGCTCCCCCGGCCAATAAATCCGGCAATCAGCCAGGAGTATCGGACCCACCGGCTTCCTGAATCCACTTGTCGAGTGGGCGACGTC
This genomic interval carries:
- a CDS encoding sulfurtransferase, translated to MSSSPSLVTTAWVLEHLEDPDLRIVEVDENTDAFGSGHIPGAVAWNWQTQLQHQTRRDIVGKHDLELLLGKSGITRSTTVVLYGDNQNWFAAYAFWLLRYYGHDSIRLMDGGRQKWKTEGKPWTKQQTEVPLEIYRITRENVHLRALQLDVFRHLDNPTGMLVDVRTPDEFAGLVLAPPGLNETAQRGGHIPGASNIPWSEVLNEDGTFKSLVEISRLYESRGIHAQDEIITYCRIGERSSHSWFVLKELLGYESVRNYDGSWTEWGNLIGAPIDVGGHPERTPRVSSRHADQIVID